A genomic region of Cotesia glomerata isolate CgM1 linkage group LG9, MPM_Cglom_v2.3, whole genome shotgun sequence contains the following coding sequences:
- the LOC123271840 gene encoding uncharacterized protein LOC123271840 — translation MKAINAFIIILIILIQRDVNSIIVNWHNWDFDDINSLEQLIDAINGDIKTIFEAEGTGKENIVTERIRALMTSMRSYERNWFPKTPYTAQYSKRKDFINFVDKLEHFQVKVNSVKVIYLHGHVKDLEHHFHMVNHFIQVFADKRNNDYFTRPRDVCSLASAYIPLFGILHLTEHKHSKKIHEIYDGLMKIVSSELNLYRKKFTDCDSDFSFRLSLYNYYRRIIVMHIKKYILAAFTSALNSVCTGVIDNEELQHMKNRFVNQAAHYMRTTAHALKHTQHFIIYCDHHIEYIELEKMIQTIIVKESELSVDNICNHNCDVGSMDRNNINFNLGCTNYSDCFKLENIKFCELRSNSRRYEWFADSNGNIFGDNRNCSGKIVSLESRFQWGTVNTCDTCVCTCLAEPQHNEHVTAALSFREQTSDISNNMVVVGIKFVKKDFMIHVQIAEGLILPRQYLNLNEISWLPLEDITYDENKKVYYLLNEDNKNSKTRLTLDSDYTHPKIMNLDNLMVPSGYVMTGVRFGFEKETYVPGAIDNRVQLQIRVTPFDFVNQVMGSLDNSHWITTNHPNKKELMLILPDNPTKAPTNFQDNPMVHSFIKFRASDVEKDAGQSTVPFFSAQKVSTYTSLGGIGLIHIGHYGYGGFFVFKILELDISQYMNVHLAREHKGAVVNKRNVTDDVNHVFEQQTDSTFENSNEV, via the exons ATGAAAGCAATAAACGCGTTCataatcattttaataattttaattcaacgCGATGTCAATTCAATAATTGTTAACTGGCATAATTGGGATTTTGACGACATCAATTCACTGGAACAGTTGATAGACGCGATTAATGGTGACATTAAAACTATATTTGAGGCTGAGGGAACCGGAAAAGAAAATATTGTCACGGAGAGAATTCGCGCATTGATGACATCGATGAGGAGCTATGAACGCAACTGGTTCCCGAAAACGCCATACACTGCGCAATACAGCAAGCGAAAGGATTTCATTAACTTTGTTGACAAGTTGGAACATTTTCAAGTCAAAGTTAACTCCGTAAAAGTGATCTATCTTCATGGTCACGTTAAGGATCTTGAACACCATTTTCATATGGTGAATCATTTCATTCAGGTTTTCGCTGATAAGAGAAATAATGACTATTTTACGAGACCTCGTGATGTTTGCTCACTTGCATCAGCTTATATTCCGCTGTTTGGGATTCTGCATTTGACTGAACACAAACattcgaaaaaaattcatgaaatttaTGATGGATTAATGAAAATTGTCAGTTCGGAGTTGAAT tTATACCGAAAAAAATTCACCGATTGTGATTCAGATTTTTCGTTTCGTTTGAGTCTTTATAATTACTATCGACGTATAATAGTGATGCACATAAAGAAGTACATCTTAGCAGCTTTTACATCGGCACTAAACAGTGTTTGTACTGGCG TAATTGATAACGAAGAATTACAACACATGAAAAACCGATTCGTAAATCAAGCAGCTCATTACATGAGAACAACTGCTCATGCCTTAAAGCATACTCAACATTTTATCATCTACTGTg ATCATCATATAGAGTATATTGAACTCGAGAAAATGATTCaaacaattattgtaaaaGAATCGGAATTGTCTGTTGATAATATATGCAATCATAATTGTGATGTAGGAAGTATGGATaggaataatattaatttcaacttaGGATGTACAAATTACAGtgattgttttaaattagaaaatatcaaattttgcgaactg AGATCTAACTCACGACGCTATGAGTGGTTTGCGGATTCTAATGGCAACATATTCGGCGACAACAGAAATTGTTCTGGGAAAATAGTATCCCTAGAAAGTAGATTTCAATGGGGGACAGTAAATACCTGTGATACTTGTGTTTGCACTTGTCTAGCTGAACCGCAACACAACGAACATGTTACAGCAGCTCTAAGTTTTCGTGAACAAACTTCAGATATATCCAATAACAT gGTAGTCGTCGGTATCAAATTCgtgaaaaaagattttatgaTACACGTGCAGATAGCCGAAGGCCTGATACTACCAAGACAATATCTGAATCTCAACGAAATATCTTGGTTACCATTGGAGGATATAACttatgatgaaaataaaaaagtatattatttattgaatgaagacaacaaaaactcaaaaacgcgATTGACTTTAGACAGCGACTACACGCATCCAAAAATCATGAACCTGGATAACTTAATGGTCCCGAGTGGCTACGTAATGACTGGTGTGAGATTTGGATTCGAGAAGGAGACCTACGTTCCAGGAGCGATAGATAACCGGGTTCAATTGCAAATTCGTGTTACGCCTTTTGATTTCGTTAATCAAGTAATGGGGTCCTTGGACAATTCACACTGGATTACGACGAATCATCCTAATAA aaaagaaTTGATGCTAATTCTACCAGATAATCCAACAAAAGCACCTACAAATTTTCAAGACAATCCAATGGTACATTCGTTCATCAAATTCCGTGCTTCTGACGTAGAAAAAGACGCAGGACAGTCTACAGTACCGTTCTTTAGCGCCCAAAAAGTATCAACTTACACTTCTTTAGGTGGAATCGGACTTATTCATATTGGTCACTATGGTTACGGTGggttttttgttttcaaaattttggaactAGATATTTCGCAGTATATGAATGTTCATTTGGCCAGGGAGCACAAAGGAGCCGTAGTGAATAAGCGTAATGTTACTGATGATGTGAATCATGTTTTCGAGCAACAGACGGattcaacttttgaaaattctaacgAAGTATAA